In Bradyrhizobium sp. CCBAU 051011, the following are encoded in one genomic region:
- a CDS encoding amidohydrolase family protein — protein sequence MSTWLSEREQRLVAGAEAASAATPIPTQIVSNGEYLPPPQSAVQKKVEARINELADVNGKHLGLSRRQFLHTSCGMAAAFLAMNDVYGNVFQVAPAEAREPELMLARAQGLSSQFIFDVQTHFVRDDFDHKELLGLADFASQHWNPKMKEEGVSSLARYKFQNYVKEIYYDSDTNVALLSGAPFDDPSWWLLSNEQIVKARELINDFAGSRRLLAHSVITPKQPGWMEEVDKAIEVYKPDSWKSYTIGDPLAPSKFPWRLDDEQVMYPFYEKAVKAGINTLCIHKGLLPPDYEKSFAGVWEYATAWDIGKAAKDWPQMNFVIYHSALRAFLELPDKAWAEFEQTGRIQWATDLAEIPQKFGVTNVYAELGTSFANSAVAHPKFCAALVGTLIKGMGVDHVMWGTDSVWYGSPQWQIEALRRLEIPEDMQKKYGFAPLGDANSATKQLIFSGNAVRFYKIKLRAAENTRMPTFSEDRLAALKNEYAQAAKQPSNLRYGYVRAA from the coding sequence ATGAGCACCTGGCTTAGTGAGCGAGAGCAACGTCTTGTCGCAGGCGCGGAGGCAGCATCAGCGGCAACCCCTATTCCCACTCAGATTGTTTCCAACGGCGAGTATTTGCCGCCTCCGCAGAGCGCTGTGCAAAAGAAGGTCGAGGCACGGATCAACGAACTCGCCGACGTTAATGGCAAGCATCTCGGCTTGAGCCGCAGGCAGTTCCTGCACACGAGTTGCGGCATGGCGGCGGCATTCCTCGCCATGAACGACGTCTATGGCAATGTTTTCCAGGTCGCGCCCGCGGAGGCTCGAGAGCCTGAATTGATGCTGGCGCGCGCGCAAGGCCTCTCCAGCCAGTTCATCTTCGACGTTCAGACCCATTTCGTGCGCGACGACTTCGATCACAAGGAGCTCTTGGGGCTGGCCGACTTTGCAAGCCAGCACTGGAATCCGAAGATGAAGGAAGAAGGCGTCTCCTCGCTCGCCCGCTACAAGTTCCAGAATTATGTAAAAGAGATCTACTACGACAGCGACACCAACGTGGCGCTCTTGAGCGGAGCGCCGTTCGACGATCCGAGCTGGTGGCTTCTTTCCAACGAGCAGATCGTCAAGGCACGCGAACTCATCAACGACTTCGCCGGTTCGCGCCGCCTCTTGGCACACAGCGTCATCACTCCAAAGCAGCCCGGCTGGATGGAGGAGGTCGACAAGGCGATCGAGGTCTACAAGCCGGATTCCTGGAAGTCCTACACGATTGGCGATCCGCTGGCGCCCTCCAAGTTCCCCTGGCGCCTCGATGACGAGCAGGTGATGTATCCGTTCTACGAAAAAGCGGTGAAGGCTGGCATCAATACGCTGTGCATCCACAAGGGGCTGCTGCCGCCCGATTACGAGAAGTCGTTCGCCGGCGTGTGGGAATACGCAACCGCATGGGACATCGGAAAGGCGGCGAAGGACTGGCCTCAGATGAACTTCGTGATCTATCACTCGGCGCTGCGGGCGTTCCTCGAGCTGCCGGACAAGGCCTGGGCGGAGTTCGAGCAGACCGGCCGCATCCAGTGGGCCACGGATCTCGCGGAAATCCCGCAGAAGTTCGGCGTCACCAATGTCTATGCCGAGCTCGGCACCTCCTTTGCCAACTCGGCGGTGGCGCATCCCAAATTCTGCGCCGCGCTGGTCGGCACGTTGATCAAGGGCATGGGGGTCGATCACGTCATGTGGGGCACTGACTCGGTCTGGTACGGCTCACCGCAGTGGCAGATCGAGGCGCTGCGCCGCCTCGAAATTCCGGAGGATATGCAGAAGAAATACGGCTTTGCACCGCTCGGCGACGCCAATAGCGCCACCAAGCAGTTGATCTTCTCCGGCAACGCAGTCAGGTTTTACAAGATCAAGCTCAGGGCGGCTGAAAACACGAGGATGCCAACCTTTTCCGAGGATCGCCTCGCGGCGCTCAAGAACGAGTACGCTCAAGCTGCGAAGCAGCCCTCGAACCTCCGCTACGGCTACGTTCGTGCCGCCTAG
- a CDS encoding LysR family transcriptional regulator — translation MDIRELRYFAAVFRERNLTAAAKRCFISQPSISAAITNLEAELGTALFIRHKKGVAPTEAAEQFHTVARRIIDEADAAKNLFRKPAKRNSLTLGLMRTLDRPRTIALLKPLTGTSDVALRLVGVDDTADARIVSKNLLREDEHFVPLWVERYVAALPPSHPLTLKERLRTTDLAGVAMVDRCHCEQSEFFGRAASAPRQPAAIAESEDWAMALVAAGVGIAIVPEGVARANSDVAVREIDVDVKREVGLAYGAARPPSEVLQNFIAKLQGQRPKAGRAKSAGKTER, via the coding sequence ATGGATATCCGCGAGCTCCGCTATTTCGCCGCCGTGTTCAGGGAGCGCAACCTCACGGCGGCGGCCAAGCGCTGCTTCATCTCGCAGCCCTCGATCTCGGCGGCGATCACCAATCTGGAGGCCGAGCTCGGCACGGCGTTGTTCATCCGGCACAAGAAGGGAGTGGCGCCAACGGAAGCGGCCGAACAATTCCACACGGTGGCCCGCCGCATCATCGACGAAGCGGACGCCGCAAAAAACCTGTTCCGAAAACCGGCGAAGCGGAATTCGCTGACGCTCGGCCTGATGCGCACGCTCGATCGTCCCCGAACCATCGCGCTGCTGAAGCCGCTGACCGGAACGTCCGACGTTGCGCTCCGCCTCGTCGGCGTTGACGATACTGCGGACGCGCGGATCGTCTCCAAAAACCTGCTGCGCGAAGACGAGCATTTCGTTCCGCTCTGGGTCGAGCGCTACGTCGCAGCGCTGCCGCCATCGCATCCGCTGACGCTGAAGGAGCGGCTGCGCACGACGGATCTCGCCGGCGTCGCCATGGTCGATCGCTGCCATTGCGAACAGAGCGAATTCTTCGGCCGCGCCGCATCGGCGCCCCGCCAACCGGCGGCGATCGCCGAGTCGGAAGATTGGGCGATGGCACTGGTTGCCGCCGGCGTCGGAATTGCCATCGTTCCCGAAGGCGTGGCGCGGGCCAATTCAGATGTCGCCGTGCGCGAGATCGATGTCGACGTGAAGCGCGAAGTCGGCCTCGCCTACGGCGCGGCGCGGCCGCCTTCGGAGGTGCTGCAGAATTTCATCGCCAAACTGCAGGGGCAACGGCCCAAAGCTGGCCGCGCTAAATCGGCGGGCAAGACCGAGCGCTAG
- a CDS encoding DUF1214 domain-containing protein, whose protein sequence is MRLIFITLLALALATAVGLGSTYMTATRGTDLGTLTIGAWTARPKAGTSEIDPYSRASIARSGELPVGTGDGIAFTATTDDKNKPLDGRCDVVVSGVTPAARFWTLTLFDRKGHLVANSLQRYGFTSQEIVRGSDGGFEIRVAARSRAGNWLPTGGIERYALMLRLYDTPVGVATRTQRDAPMPSISTVNCP, encoded by the coding sequence GTGCGGCTGATCTTCATCACCTTGCTGGCGTTGGCGCTTGCCACGGCCGTCGGCCTCGGCTCGACCTATATGACGGCGACGCGCGGCACTGATCTCGGCACGCTCACGATCGGCGCCTGGACCGCACGTCCCAAGGCCGGCACCTCCGAAATCGATCCCTACTCACGTGCCTCGATTGCCCGCAGCGGCGAATTGCCGGTAGGCACCGGCGACGGCATCGCCTTTACGGCCACTACCGACGACAAGAACAAACCGCTCGACGGGCGCTGCGATGTCGTCGTCAGCGGGGTGACGCCGGCCGCCCGGTTCTGGACGCTGACGCTGTTCGACCGCAAGGGGCATCTGGTCGCCAACTCGCTGCAACGCTACGGCTTCACCAGCCAGGAAATCGTGCGCGGCTCCGATGGCGGGTTCGAGATCCGCGTAGCCGCGCGCTCGCGCGCCGGCAACTGGCTGCCGACCGGCGGCATCGAACGCTACGCGTTGATGCTGCGGCTGTACGATACGCCGGTTGGCGTTGCGACGCGGACGCAGCGGGACGCGCCGATGCCCTCGATATCCACGGTGAACTGCCCATGA
- a CDS encoding DUF2336 domain-containing protein — protein MTAAPLFPGFDGLMTLSRREGVDIRPTLLRVLTDLYVQASAHSADEERQFVELTSRLIDQVDDATRAAVRARLAIYPATPAEIMDKLGLRRSKSGEALPVAAAIAAAPADAPTVKPLSEAQLRMASSLAMRPNDAAEITDMFFTAGPSERAQILHNLYDTPLKAAPRISAARAARALHILEMAAFAEDAENFTLELGDALILPSRIAAQVVNDPGGEPLACAARALDMPSAAFQRVLLFLNPEFGSSVHNVYRLSRLYDRLSERSALVMLAAWRGSTMAVSRAKYRAALYDDERHRARVANSQTRPAVQPGTAPAVRTGTDGSKR, from the coding sequence ATGACGGCAGCTCCATTGTTTCCGGGATTCGACGGGCTGATGACGCTCTCGCGCCGCGAGGGCGTCGATATCCGCCCGACCTTGCTGCGCGTGCTGACCGACCTCTATGTCCAGGCCAGCGCCCACTCTGCCGACGAGGAACGTCAGTTCGTGGAACTGACGTCCCGCCTGATCGACCAGGTCGACGACGCCACCCGCGCCGCCGTACGAGCGCGGCTTGCGATCTATCCGGCGACACCGGCCGAGATCATGGACAAGCTTGGCCTGCGGCGTTCGAAGTCCGGCGAAGCCCTGCCGGTCGCGGCTGCGATTGCCGCGGCTCCAGCCGATGCGCCGACAGTGAAGCCACTGAGCGAAGCGCAGTTGCGGATGGCATCCAGTCTCGCAATGCGGCCCAATGATGCCGCAGAAATCACCGACATGTTCTTCACAGCCGGTCCGAGCGAGCGCGCGCAGATCCTGCACAATCTCTACGACACGCCGCTGAAGGCCGCGCCGCGAATTTCCGCGGCGCGCGCCGCCCGCGCGCTCCATATCCTGGAGATGGCCGCCTTCGCCGAGGATGCCGAAAACTTCACACTCGAACTCGGCGACGCTCTAATCCTGCCATCGCGGATCGCTGCGCAGGTCGTCAACGACCCCGGCGGCGAGCCGCTGGCCTGTGCGGCACGCGCGCTTGACATGCCGAGCGCGGCCTTCCAGCGCGTGCTGCTGTTCCTCAATCCCGAGTTCGGCTCGTCCGTGCATAACGTCTATCGCTTGTCACGACTTTACGACCGTTTGAGCGAGCGATCCGCGCTGGTTATGCTGGCGGCTTGGCGCGGCTCGACCATGGCAGTCAGCCGCGCCAAATATCGCGCCGCGCTGTACGATGACGAGCGGCATCGCGCGCGCGTGGCGAATTCGCAAACGCGTCCCGCGGTTCAGCCCGGAACCGCGCCGGCGGTTCGCACCGGCACCGACGGCTCGAAGCGCTAG
- a CDS encoding transglycosylase domain-containing protein, with protein MRQIVPPDVKQKIRNFLLDLDARIDSTLFSSGKGLRELYERYSTFMDRFYVGRWKRWVFIEPFSEAATIGLGGLILMLALAIPAFRETADDDWLKKSDLAVSFLDRYGNPIGSRGIKHNDSIPLEDFPDNLIKATLATEDRRFYDHFGIDIPGTARALVTNAQAGGVRQGGSSITQQLAKNLFLSNERTIERKVKEAFLAIWLETRLTKNEILKLYLDRAYMGGGTFGVDGAAHFYFNKSARDVTLAESAMLAGLFKAPTKYAPHINLPAARARANIVLDNLVDAGFMTEGQVFGARRNPAFAVDRRDENSPNYYLDYAFEEMRKLVDTFPKSYTERVFVVRTAIDMNVQRAAEETVENQLRQFGRDYHATQASVVVADLDGGVRAMVGGRDYGASQFNRATDAYRQPGSSFKPYVYTTALLNGYTPNSKVVDGPVCIGNWCPQNYGHNYSGSVTLTQAITRSINVVPVKLSIALGGKTPNPAKAGRAKITEVARKFGLTAPLPDTPSMPIGSDEVTVLEHAVAYATFPNKGKAPKPHAVLEVRTGAGDLVWRFDRDGKKPVQAIPASVAADMSEMMSHVVSEGTARRAAIDGIPTAGKTGTTNAYRDAWFVGFTGNFTCAVWYGNDDYSPTNRMTGGSLPAQTWHDIMVVAHQGVEVKEIPGIGMGTKLPQPALSANAAANGAARVLDTKPGPPPVLTKRGADILVRVEKLLDEAGKAAGKTSSNDQKQPAKPVNSGALAFPENYIAAAGDQPAPAQRKN; from the coding sequence GTGCGCCAAATCGTACCTCCTGATGTGAAGCAGAAGATCCGGAACTTCCTTCTGGATCTGGACGCACGTATCGACTCGACGCTGTTCTCGTCGGGCAAGGGCCTGCGCGAGCTGTACGAGCGCTATTCCACCTTCATGGACCGCTTCTATGTCGGCCGCTGGAAGCGCTGGGTCTTCATCGAGCCGTTTTCGGAGGCCGCCACCATCGGCCTCGGCGGCCTGATCCTGATGCTGGCGCTGGCGATCCCGGCGTTTCGCGAAACCGCCGACGATGACTGGCTGAAGAAGTCCGATCTGGCAGTGTCGTTCCTCGACCGTTACGGCAATCCGATCGGCAGCCGCGGCATCAAGCATAACGACTCGATCCCGCTGGAAGATTTTCCGGACAACCTGATCAAGGCGACGCTCGCTACCGAGGACCGCCGCTTCTACGATCATTTCGGCATCGACATCCCCGGCACCGCGCGCGCCCTCGTGACCAACGCGCAAGCCGGCGGCGTGCGCCAGGGCGGCTCGTCGATCACGCAGCAATTGGCGAAGAACCTGTTCCTCAGCAACGAGCGCACCATAGAGCGCAAGGTGAAGGAAGCGTTCCTGGCGATCTGGCTGGAGACGCGGCTGACCAAGAACGAGATCCTGAAACTCTATCTCGACCGCGCCTATATGGGCGGCGGCACCTTCGGCGTCGACGGCGCGGCGCATTTCTACTTCAACAAGTCGGCGCGCGACGTCACTCTGGCGGAATCGGCCATGCTCGCCGGCCTGTTCAAGGCGCCGACCAAATACGCCCCGCACATCAACCTGCCTGCCGCCCGCGCCCGCGCCAACATCGTGCTCGACAACCTTGTCGATGCCGGCTTCATGACCGAAGGCCAGGTGTTCGGCGCCCGGCGCAACCCGGCCTTCGCCGTCGATCGCCGCGACGAAAACTCGCCGAACTACTATCTCGACTACGCCTTTGAGGAAATGCGCAAGCTGGTCGATACCTTCCCGAAATCCTATACCGAGCGCGTCTTCGTGGTCCGCACCGCGATCGACATGAATGTGCAGCGCGCCGCCGAGGAAACGGTTGAAAACCAGCTCCGCCAGTTCGGCCGCGACTACCACGCGACCCAGGCTTCCGTCGTGGTCGCGGATCTCGACGGCGGCGTCCGCGCCATGGTTGGCGGCCGCGACTACGGGGCCAGCCAGTTCAACCGCGCGACCGACGCCTATCGACAGCCGGGTTCGTCGTTCAAGCCCTATGTCTACACCACCGCGCTTTTGAACGGGTACACCCCGAACTCGAAAGTGGTCGACGGCCCGGTCTGCATCGGCAACTGGTGCCCGCAGAACTATGGCCACAATTATTCCGGCTCGGTGACGCTGACCCAGGCGATCACCCGCTCGATCAACGTGGTGCCGGTGAAGCTCTCGATTGCGCTCGGCGGCAAGACGCCGAACCCTGCCAAGGCCGGCCGCGCCAAGATCACCGAGGTCGCGAGGAAGTTTGGCCTCACCGCCCCCCTGCCGGATACGCCGTCGATGCCCATCGGCTCGGACGAGGTCACCGTGCTCGAACACGCGGTCGCCTACGCGACCTTCCCGAACAAGGGCAAGGCACCAAAACCTCACGCGGTGCTGGAAGTGCGCACCGGCGCCGGCGACCTGGTCTGGCGCTTCGACCGCGACGGCAAGAAGCCGGTGCAAGCCATCCCCGCCTCCGTCGCCGCCGACATGTCGGAAATGATGAGCCATGTCGTCAGCGAAGGCACCGCCCGCCGCGCCGCGATCGACGGCATCCCGACCGCGGGCAAGACCGGCACCACCAATGCCTATCGCGATGCCTGGTTCGTCGGTTTCACCGGCAACTTCACCTGCGCGGTCTGGTACGGCAACGACGACTATTCGCCGACCAACCGCATGACCGGTGGTTCGCTGCCGGCACAAACCTGGCACGACATCATGGTCGTCGCGCATCAGGGCGTCGAGGTGAAGGAAATCCCGGGTATTGGCATGGGCACGAAGCTGCCGCAGCCCGCTTTGTCCGCCAACGCCGCGGCCAACGGCGCGGCACGGGTGCTGGACACCAAGCCGGGACCGCCGCCGGTATTGACCAAGCGCGGCGCGGATATTCTGGTACGCGTCGAAAAGCTGCTCGACGAGGCCGGCAAGGCCGCGGGCAAGACCTCGTCCAACGACCAGAAGCAGCCGGCGAAGCCGGTCAATTCCGGCGCGCTGGCGTTTCCGGAGAATTATATCGCAGCCGCCGGCGACCAGCCTGCACCGGCGCAGCGGAAGAATTAA
- a CDS encoding acyltransferase family protein — translation MPIARLDHQSKTGAYRPDIDGLRAISILLVVGYHAQPWLVPGGFIGVDIFFVISGFLITRIILSQIKANTFSFMEFYSRRIRRIFPALIVVLAVTYLIGWFVLLPDGFSMLGKSIAAGVAFVSNLFQLRQVGYFAPDAAENPLLHLWSLGIEEQFYIFWPPALLFVFGSKRRGVWMPAIAAASFGFSLMIFFGYKDWSFYSPIPRAWELLAGGIVAYYTDAPEREKRRFAKLENVLAMLGVAAIIFAAITLNKESSFPGLYALLPVLGAVLIILSPNSPVNRTFLSNRQMVLIGLISYPLYLWHWPLLSYLGIVRNGMPTAIEIWAVVLGAVLLSWLTYRFVEIPLRQRKNTAPKLAFGLVTVGVAGIVTVIASGFGFRFPSEIRDIAQLAPHSNAGLSDKCFLDTPGSEFNSSCIEEGDRPVMLLWGDSTAAALYPGLKNAQATVPFRLARFTASACAPILAAGTDARCDAANDIVFGIIRSSHPEIVLLHAWWGGVKDLEKLRETIGQLKALSIKRIVILGPVPVWKRTLPHSLVNFYRLRHAIAERITTGMSGPQDDERMEAFSKSAGVEYISAWHTLCNSEGCMTRVGPAPSDVITTDRVHLSDAGSNFLIERIRRSLFPQPDFNQ, via the coding sequence TTGCCAATCGCTCGGCTGGATCACCAAAGCAAGACGGGTGCCTATCGCCCCGATATCGATGGTCTGCGAGCTATCTCCATTCTGCTGGTGGTCGGTTATCACGCTCAGCCTTGGCTCGTCCCCGGCGGATTTATCGGCGTTGATATTTTTTTCGTTATTTCCGGCTTCCTGATCACTCGCATCATTCTTTCGCAGATCAAGGCCAATACCTTTTCGTTCATGGAATTTTACTCTCGCCGGATTCGGCGGATATTTCCGGCACTCATCGTCGTTTTGGCCGTGACCTACCTGATCGGTTGGTTTGTTCTATTGCCCGATGGCTTTTCCATGCTTGGGAAGAGCATTGCCGCCGGCGTTGCGTTTGTATCCAATCTGTTTCAACTCAGGCAGGTCGGTTATTTTGCGCCGGACGCGGCCGAAAATCCTCTCTTGCATCTTTGGTCGTTAGGTATTGAGGAACAGTTCTACATTTTCTGGCCACCAGCTCTTTTGTTCGTGTTCGGGTCGAAGCGGCGCGGAGTGTGGATGCCAGCCATCGCCGCCGCGTCGTTCGGCTTCAGCCTGATGATTTTTTTCGGCTACAAAGACTGGTCCTTTTACTCGCCAATACCGAGAGCCTGGGAGTTATTGGCCGGCGGCATTGTCGCCTACTACACCGACGCTCCGGAACGCGAAAAACGACGTTTTGCGAAACTTGAGAACGTGCTGGCAATGCTCGGCGTTGCAGCAATTATCTTCGCTGCGATAACGCTAAACAAGGAAAGTTCATTTCCGGGCCTTTATGCCCTGCTGCCGGTGCTTGGCGCGGTGCTGATTATCCTCTCGCCAAACTCCCCGGTGAACAGGACTTTTTTGTCGAATCGGCAGATGGTCCTGATCGGACTGATCAGCTATCCGCTATATCTCTGGCACTGGCCGCTATTGTCTTATCTCGGGATTGTGCGGAACGGAATGCCAACCGCCATCGAGATTTGGGCTGTCGTTCTCGGTGCGGTGCTCCTCTCGTGGCTGACATATCGTTTTGTAGAAATTCCGCTCCGCCAGCGGAAAAATACAGCGCCGAAATTAGCTTTCGGATTGGTCACGGTCGGCGTGGCAGGGATCGTGACTGTTATTGCTTCCGGCTTTGGATTTCGCTTTCCCTCGGAAATTCGCGATATCGCGCAGCTTGCGCCGCACAGTAATGCTGGGCTCAGTGACAAGTGCTTCCTGGACACACCGGGATCTGAATTTAACTCGAGCTGCATCGAAGAGGGCGATAGGCCCGTCATGCTTCTATGGGGAGATTCCACCGCGGCAGCCCTTTACCCGGGATTGAAGAATGCTCAGGCAACTGTTCCGTTTCGCCTCGCTCGCTTCACGGCCTCAGCTTGCGCGCCGATATTGGCGGCCGGAACCGATGCCAGGTGTGACGCGGCCAATGACATCGTGTTTGGCATTATAAGATCGTCACATCCCGAGATCGTGCTGCTGCACGCGTGGTGGGGTGGCGTCAAGGACCTCGAGAAGCTCCGGGAAACGATCGGGCAGCTAAAGGCTCTCAGCATTAAACGGATCGTCATTTTGGGGCCGGTACCGGTTTGGAAGCGCACGCTTCCTCATTCGCTGGTGAATTTCTACCGATTGCGGCACGCAATCGCCGAGAGGATAACGACCGGCATGTCCGGACCTCAGGACGATGAAAGAATGGAAGCATTCAGCAAGTCCGCCGGGGTGGAATACATCTCAGCATGGCACACCCTGTGTAACTCGGAAGGGTGTATGACGCGCGTCGGCCCTGCGCCAAGTGACGTGATAACTACCGATAGAGTTCATCTATCGGACGCCGGCTCAAACTTCCTGATCGAGCGGATAAGGAGAAGTCTCTTTCCGCAACCTGATTTCAATCAGTAA
- the thrS gene encoding threonine--tRNA ligase has translation MDDLDHRNLGVQLKLWHLQEDAPGMVFWHPRGYAIYRMLEDYLRLKMRRAGYAEVRTPQLLPQEFWGRSGHWDKFGEHMFRVDDGELAMALKPMSCPCHVQIFNKGLRSWRELPIRYAEFGACHRNEPSGSLHGIMRTRAFEQDDAHVFCREQDVEDEVARFIALLGEVYRDLGFPDYEVALATRPAVRAGDDATWDWSEAKLGDAARQCGLVPHINAGEGAFYGPKLEFALRDRLGRSWQCGTVQLDGVLPERLEASYVAPDGSRARPLMIHHAIFGSLGRMMAILLEHHDGVLPFWLSPDQVAVAPISKDQAGYGADVLAAFEDAGIRAVAYDGADTLSRRIVAAHEMAVPVMAIVGGREMREGRVTLRERDGSQADVPLAEAVSRLQARARPGGPCG, from the coding sequence ATGGACGATCTCGACCACAGAAATCTCGGTGTGCAGCTCAAGCTCTGGCACCTTCAGGAAGATGCGCCGGGCATGGTGTTCTGGCATCCGCGCGGCTACGCGATCTACCGGATGCTGGAGGACTATCTCCGACTCAAGATGCGCCGCGCCGGCTATGCCGAGGTGCGGACGCCGCAGCTGCTGCCGCAGGAGTTCTGGGGCCGCAGCGGCCACTGGGACAAGTTCGGCGAGCATATGTTCCGGGTCGACGATGGCGAGCTGGCGATGGCGCTGAAACCGATGTCGTGCCCGTGCCACGTGCAGATCTTCAACAAGGGGCTACGCTCGTGGCGGGAGCTTCCGATCCGCTATGCCGAGTTCGGTGCTTGCCACCGCAATGAGCCTTCCGGTTCGCTTCACGGCATCATGCGGACGCGCGCCTTCGAGCAGGACGACGCCCATGTATTCTGCCGCGAGCAGGACGTGGAGGATGAAGTCGCGCGCTTCATCGCCCTGCTGGGCGAGGTCTACCGAGACCTCGGTTTTCCCGACTATGAGGTGGCGCTGGCGACGCGTCCGGCGGTGCGCGCCGGCGACGATGCGACGTGGGACTGGTCGGAGGCCAAGCTCGGCGATGCCGCGCGGCAATGCGGCCTCGTGCCTCACATCAATGCCGGCGAAGGCGCGTTCTACGGACCGAAGCTGGAATTCGCGCTGCGCGACCGGCTGGGACGATCCTGGCAGTGCGGCACGGTGCAACTCGATGGCGTCCTGCCGGAGCGGCTCGAGGCGTCCTACGTCGCCCCCGACGGCAGCCGCGCGAGGCCCCTGATGATCCACCACGCCATCTTCGGATCGCTAGGCCGCATGATGGCGATCCTGCTCGAGCACCATGACGGCGTGCTTCCCTTCTGGCTGTCACCGGACCAGGTCGCGGTCGCGCCGATCTCGAAAGACCAGGCCGGATACGGCGCCGACGTGCTGGCAGCATTCGAGGATGCCGGGATCAGGGCCGTTGCCTATGACGGCGCCGATACGCTTTCGCGGCGCATCGTGGCGGCTCATGAAATGGCGGTGCCGGTGATGGCTATCGTCGGCGGGCGCGAGATGAGGGAGGGCCGGGTGACCTTACGCGAGCGCGACGGCTCACAGGCCGACGTTCCACTGGCCGAGGCGGTGTCCCGCCTGCAGGCGAGGGCCCGGCCGGGCGGCCCTTGTGGCTGA
- a CDS encoding MBL fold metallo-hydrolase → MRVHHLNTGTMCPIGRRLVNGSGSIFQRARMVCHCLLIETNDGLALVDTGIGLDDIANPPRLGPKWVRQTTPRLDPAETAVRQVEALGYSRNDVRHLLLTHLDRDHAGGIPDFPNARVHVHRREHDMAVARTAPAPKGRYVTDQWKHGPQWAFYGEGGEDWFGFKGVRALGDREPDILMIPLHGHTLGHCGIAVRSGDKWLLHAGDAYFFHGQMQASPRMPLVLGLFQRRADMDRAMRIENQERLRALKKDQGDAVTIFNSHDPIDYDNCRCGQQHQAGPSATQC, encoded by the coding sequence ATGCGCGTCCATCATCTCAACACCGGCACCATGTGCCCGATCGGCCGGCGTCTGGTGAACGGCAGCGGCAGCATTTTTCAGCGCGCCCGCATGGTCTGTCACTGCCTGCTGATTGAGACCAATGACGGACTGGCGCTGGTCGATACCGGTATCGGCCTGGACGATATCGCCAACCCGCCGCGGCTCGGACCGAAATGGGTCCGGCAGACCACGCCGCGGCTCGACCCGGCCGAGACCGCCGTCCGGCAAGTGGAGGCGCTTGGCTACTCGCGCAACGACGTGCGGCATCTGTTGCTGACGCATCTCGATCGCGATCATGCCGGCGGCATTCCGGATTTCCCGAACGCCAGGGTGCACGTCCATCGCCGCGAGCACGACATGGCGGTGGCGCGGACGGCACCGGCACCGAAGGGGCGTTACGTCACCGATCAGTGGAAGCATGGTCCGCAATGGGCATTCTACGGGGAGGGTGGTGAGGACTGGTTCGGGTTCAAGGGCGTGCGCGCGCTTGGCGACCGCGAGCCCGATATCCTGATGATCCCGCTACACGGCCATACGCTCGGTCATTGCGGCATCGCCGTGCGGAGTGGCGACAAATGGCTCCTGCACGCGGGCGATGCCTATTTCTTCCATGGCCAAATGCAGGCGTCGCCGCGAATGCCGCTGGTGCTCGGCCTGTTTCAGCGCCGCGCCGACATGGACCGCGCCATGCGCATTGAAAATCAGGAGCGGCTGCGAGCACTCAAGAAAGATCAGGGCGATGCCGTGACCATCTTCAACAGCCACGATCCCATCGATTACGACAACTGCCGTTGCGGTCAACAACACCAGGCCGGACCATCCGCCACACAGTGTTGA
- a CDS encoding DUF1254 domain-containing protein, translating into MIRLVFTIIAGVLLGGVVHLVSVLALPRIATQDAYSRLTPMTKENAVTALPLAEPNNAPMPFMDPAFAVAICRYDLKDGPLKLTVPVSQAYTSVSFYTRNEVAYYAINDRSAGRKVIELDLMTEAQHSELPEDEEVTAADRLIIDSPTVTGLIVLKALAPEPGLMPQAQASLAASRCTIETEPPPAKQPEPPAPAPPPAPRSKR; encoded by the coding sequence ATGATCCGGCTGGTGTTCACCATCATTGCGGGCGTGCTGCTGGGCGGCGTGGTGCACCTCGTCAGCGTGCTGGCGCTGCCGCGGATTGCCACCCAGGACGCCTATTCGCGGCTGACGCCGATGACGAAGGAGAATGCCGTCACGGCGCTGCCGCTGGCCGAGCCCAACAATGCGCCGATGCCGTTCATGGACCCGGCCTTTGCGGTGGCGATCTGCCGCTACGACCTCAAGGATGGCCCGCTGAAACTCACGGTACCGGTCAGCCAGGCCTATACCTCGGTGTCGTTCTACACGCGCAACGAGGTCGCCTATTACGCCATCAACGACCGCTCCGCCGGCCGCAAGGTGATCGAGCTCGACCTGATGACGGAAGCGCAGCATTCCGAATTGCCGGAGGATGAGGAAGTCACCGCCGCCGACCGGCTGATCATCGACTCCCCGACCGTCACCGGGCTGATCGTGCTGAAGGCGCTGGCGCCGGAGCCCGGCCTGATGCCGCAGGCACAGGCCTCGCTCGCGGCATCGCGTTGCACGATCGAGACCGAGCCGCCACCGGCCAAGCAGCCCGAGCCGCCAGCGCCCGCACCACCCCCCGCGCCGCGCTCCAAGCGCTGA